A genome region from Phocoena sinus isolate mPhoSin1 chromosome 16, mPhoSin1.pri, whole genome shotgun sequence includes the following:
- the SFXN4 gene encoding sideroflexin-4 isoform X2, with protein sequence MEPNVRFWITERQSFIQRFLQWTELLDPTNLVVSIEKIEKSRQLLLTHEDASGSDLEDKRVQEAWKRSLSTVHPDSSKLIPGPFRPAALLPFTAPMVFLSMLPVKSLKSMILPQVSFYTYSTVFNIVNGNASYDRRPHESILVGAGVIASSTFFGLFPRLLQVRFSLNSIFSRSVIPVIILAQLSGMNVVASRSLEPLRGIEVMDKEGSVIGYSRKAGTKAVKDTATSRVVLFGTSAFIPEVFSYFFKRTQFFLQCPWSLWTLKLSCTILVMGLMVPVSFSVFPQIGRIQCSELEKEIQSATEETELFYNRGV encoded by the exons TCTTTTATTCAAAGATTTCTTCAGTGGACAGAATTATTGGATCCTACAAATTTGGTCGTTTcaatt gaaaaaatagaaaaatcaaggcAGCTATTGTTAACACACGAAGATGCATCCggaagtgacctggaggacaaaAGG gtaCAAGAAGCTTGGAAGAGAAGTCTC TCCACAGTGCATCCTGACAGTAGCAAGCTGATCCCTGGTCCTTTTCGACCTGCAG CTCTCCTGCCTTTCACGGCGCCCATG gTATTTCTGTCAATGCTGCCAGTAAAAAGTCTAAAGTCCATGATTTTACCTCAG GTTTCCTTCTACACGTACAGTACAGTCTTCAACATTGTCAATGGAAATGCAAGTTAT GATCGTCGCCCCCATGAGAGTATCTTAGTAGGAGCAGGAGTGATTGCTTCGTCCACCTTTTTTGGA TTATTCCCTCGTTTGCTCCAAGTAAGATTTTCACTGAATAGCATTTTTAGCAGAAGCGTCATTCCTGTCATCATTCTCG CCCAACTCAGTGGAATGAATGTGGTTGCATCGAGAAGTTTGGAGCCCCTGCGAGGAATTGAGGTCATGGACAAGGAAGGCAGTGTCATAGGCTATTCCAGAAAAGCTGGGACAAAG GCCGTTAAAGACACAGCAACATCCAGAGTTGTGCTGTTTGGGACCTCAGCTTTTATCCCTGAAGTCTTctcatacttttttaaaag GACCCAGTTTTTCCTGCAGTGTCCGTGGTCACTGTGGACCCTAAAGCTTTCTTGTACTATCCTTGTCATGGGACTGATGGTGCCAGTTTCTTTTAGTGTATTCCCACAGATTGGACGG ATACAGTGCAGTGAGCTTGAAAAGGAAATTCAGTCTGCAACAGAAGAAACAGAACTCTTCTATAACAGAGGGGTGTAG
- the SFXN4 gene encoding sideroflexin-4 isoform X1, translating to MLQEEGPIRFSKIMSTALITMYLGFSAAINLSGALAPLKSFIQRFLQWTELLDPTNLVVSIEKIEKSRQLLLTHEDASGSDLEDKRVQEAWKRSLSTVHPDSSKLIPGPFRPAALLPFTAPMVFLSMLPVKSLKSMILPQVSFYTYSTVFNIVNGNASYDRRPHESILVGAGVIASSTFFGLFPRLLQVRFSLNSIFSRSVIPVIILAQLSGMNVVASRSLEPLRGIEVMDKEGSVIGYSRKAGTKAVKDTATSRVVLFGTSAFIPEVFSYFFKRTQFFLQCPWSLWTLKLSCTILVMGLMVPVSFSVFPQIGRIQCSELEKEIQSATEETELFYNRGV from the exons ATGCTGCAAGAGGAAGGCCCTATTAGGTTCTCAAAAATAATGTCGACTGCTCTTATTACCATGTATCTTGGTTTTTCTGCTGCCATTAACCTCTCTGGTGCTCTTGCCCCTCTTAAGTCTTTTATTCAAAGATTTCTTCAGTGGACAGAATTATTGGATCCTACAAATTTGGTCGTTTcaatt gaaaaaatagaaaaatcaaggcAGCTATTGTTAACACACGAAGATGCATCCggaagtgacctggaggacaaaAGG gtaCAAGAAGCTTGGAAGAGAAGTCTC TCCACAGTGCATCCTGACAGTAGCAAGCTGATCCCTGGTCCTTTTCGACCTGCAG CTCTCCTGCCTTTCACGGCGCCCATG gTATTTCTGTCAATGCTGCCAGTAAAAAGTCTAAAGTCCATGATTTTACCTCAG GTTTCCTTCTACACGTACAGTACAGTCTTCAACATTGTCAATGGAAATGCAAGTTAT GATCGTCGCCCCCATGAGAGTATCTTAGTAGGAGCAGGAGTGATTGCTTCGTCCACCTTTTTTGGA TTATTCCCTCGTTTGCTCCAAGTAAGATTTTCACTGAATAGCATTTTTAGCAGAAGCGTCATTCCTGTCATCATTCTCG CCCAACTCAGTGGAATGAATGTGGTTGCATCGAGAAGTTTGGAGCCCCTGCGAGGAATTGAGGTCATGGACAAGGAAGGCAGTGTCATAGGCTATTCCAGAAAAGCTGGGACAAAG GCCGTTAAAGACACAGCAACATCCAGAGTTGTGCTGTTTGGGACCTCAGCTTTTATCCCTGAAGTCTTctcatacttttttaaaag GACCCAGTTTTTCCTGCAGTGTCCGTGGTCACTGTGGACCCTAAAGCTTTCTTGTACTATCCTTGTCATGGGACTGATGGTGCCAGTTTCTTTTAGTGTATTCCCACAGATTGGACGG ATACAGTGCAGTGAGCTTGAAAAGGAAATTCAGTCTGCAACAGAAGAAACAGAACTCTTCTATAACAGAGGGGTGTAG